The genomic DNA CAGAATACGCTTTTGTATTTCTTCTTTATTAGAGGGATTTTCAGGTGTATATCCAGGATGATTTGGTACTTTGATTTGTATATCCGGGAAAGCACCAAGTTTATATACTTTCTCACCCATATCCGTTTTCTTGTTAGTTGCTGATGGTGTTTCAGTTTTACATTTCGCGATTGCATCTAACTGCATATATGTAGAGGCAATTAAATGATTATACATTTGACCAAGAGACCATTCTTCGCTAGACGGCTTCGTCCTAAATTGTTTTATAGAGTACCTTTCTAATTCTTCTATGTAATACTCTGCTAATTCCTCAAATTTCTTCATACCACTAACTCCTTTTTATGAAAATGTATTTGTTAATACCTACTATAAAGGAGGGCTACTGACAACATTATGTCAGTAGTGAAATTAAAGTTTTAACATTTTTTTTGCTTCATCACGGATTTTCTCAGAAAGAATTTTTGGCTCAAGTACTTGTACTTGGCTTCCCCAGCTCAATACCCATTGAAACACTTCGTCTATGTTTCTTGATTTCAACAAGACATGAAAGCCATTGTCTTTATGTTCGTATGAATCTATAAAAAAGTAGCGGGATTCAATAATCTTATGTGCAATATGAGATGGAAACAATAAATGAATCATAACAGTGCGATTGCTTTCAGGTTTGTAGTTTTGTAAAGAAAAGTCTTTCGGTTTTGTAAAGAATTCTTGATCTTGCTGTAATTCCTCCATACGATCTAAACGAAAATTACGTATTTGTTTTCGAAGTAAGCAATGTGCAACGATGTACCAAATTCCCGAAATATTGACTAAACCGTAAGGATAAACGGTTCGTTGCAGTTTTGTAGTTTCCCTCGGTTTACGATATGAAAAAGAGATAGCTTGTTCTTTTTGAATAGATTCTTGCAACAGGATCAGTTGGTTTTCAAGTTTTTCTTGTTCAGGTTGCTGCTGCGAAAATATAGGAGAAAGAAAACGAAAAGTTCCTCGTAATTCCCGGGCTTTCTTTTGTTGATCAGCAGGGAGTACAACCTCAAGTTTCTCTTTTGCTGATCGCGCATGTACAGAAAAAGAAGAAGTGAAAGTTTTCTCGATATAATCACCGCCTAGTAAAAGAGTAACAGCCTCTTCAGGCGTAAGTTGAATGGGAGGCAAGAAATAGCCATCCATTAAGGAATAACCGTGGCCAGGCATTGAATAGATTGGAACACCCAACTCATTAAGTGCATCCATATCTCGATAAATAGTTCTTATACTTGTTTCAAATTTTTCGGCTAAGCTTTTTGCTGTAACAGTTTGTTTTCTTTGTAATTCAATTAATATAGCTAATAAACGATCTGTCCGATTCATGAAATATCACCTTCAATTTTTATAAATATGCCTACTGTAAACTTCTAAAACTAATATAAATTCCCCTCCCATTAACATACTTTTCCCTATGTATAATATTAATATAGTAAAATCATAACAACCCGTATTGCAGTTTCCAATAATATACTATATAATCAATTTAAGAAAACGTTTTCATGCAAAGGGGGAGAATTTCGTGTCGACTATAGAGGACGTGGCGAAATTAGCGGGGTTATCAAGGACAACGGTTTCTAGGGTGATCAATAATCATCCATATGTTTCAGATGAGAAGAAAAAAAGGGTTCAATTAGCAATGAAGCATTTAGGCTTTGTTCCTAATTCTGCGGCGAGAAGGCTTCGTAAACAAAAAACGGAAACAATTGCGGTGCTAGTTCCAAGGATTACAAATCCTTTCTTCAGTAGATTTATTGAAGCAATCGAAATTGCTGCTTCTGAACATAAATATAAACTGATTATTTGTCAAACAAGATATTTACCGGAAAAAGAGATGGAGTATTTACAATTATTATCTACGAAACAAGTAGATGGGATTATTCTATGTTCACTAGAAAATCCGTGGGAAGATGTAGAGCCATACTTACAGCACGGTCCAATCGTGTTATGTAATGAATATATTGAGGAAGCAAACGTTCCAACAGTGAAGTTTGATCATGCGCAAGGAGCATACATAGCTGCTAAGCATGTGTTAGAACAAGGATATCGTAATCTTATTTTTTGTCGTGGTAACGAAACCAAAGTTGTTAGCCAACAGCGAAAAATGGGCTTTTTACGTGCCATAACGGAGAAGAGCCGCCAAGTAGAAGCGATTGATTTTCTTGAAAACGCTTTCTCTTGGGAGGATGGAAAACGAATATTCCATGAAGTATTAAAGGACAAAAAAAATCCTACCGCGATTTTGGCAGGAGGCGATGAGGTAGCAGCTGGAATTATCTCAGAGGCGAAACGCCATGACTGGAGTATTCCAGATGATCTCGCTGTTATCGGTTTTGATAATCAAATTTTATCACAGATTACAGAGCCAGGCATTACGACAATTGAACAGCCAATCGATGAGATGGCCCGAAAAGTTGTCGACCTGATGATGGATAAAATCCATACGAAAAATTATCGAAAAAAAGAATTGTATGAGTTTGAACTGGAGCTCTTGGTGAAAGGTTCAACGATGAAGAATACGATGTTATTAGCCTAGTAGACTATGTCTGCTAGGTTTTTTTCTGTTCACAAACTACTATTCTTCGTGAACGCAGTCATCACATTTGTTATGGTATGCTTCGTGCTGCTCATCAATTTCTTTCCCGCAGTGCGCACAAGTTTTCGTCGGTAAATTTCTGAAGAACTCCATTGGTTGATCGATCATGTCAATCCCTCCATTTCCATTTCTTACTATCATTGTATTAGTACAAAAAACAAAAGTCAACAACTGTTTTATAACAAAATTGAAAATTAATGAAAAAGTTTAGGAAATGGATTATAGTTAACAATGTAGGATGTAAGTAAAACATGCATTCCTACTCGGTTTTAGAAAGGATGGATACATATGAAAATGACTGTTGTCGGCTTTTGGGGCGGCTTTCCAGAAGCGGGAGAAGCAACGTCGGGGTATTTGTTTGAACACGATGGTTTTCGTTTACTTGTAGACTGTGGCAGTGGTGTACTAGCACAGCTTCAAAAATATATAACACCATCTGATATAGATGCAGTTGTATTGTCGCACTATCATCACGATCATGTTGCAGACATTGGGGTATTGCAATATGCGAGATTAATTACGAGTGCGACAAAGGGACAACTGCCAGAACTACCAATATACGGTCATACGTTTGATGAGAATGGATTCAACTCTTTAACGCATGAACCACACACGAAAGGAATCGCGTACAATCCAGAAGAAACACTTCAAGTTGGACCGTTCTCGATTTCATTCTTAAAAACTGTTCATCCTGTTACATGCTTTGCGATGCGTATTACAGCAGGGAATGACGCTGTAGTATATAGCGCTGATTCAAGCTATATTCCTGAATTTATTCCATTCACGAAAGATGCTGATCTTTTCATTTGTGAGTGTAATATGTATGCACATCAAGAGGCTGCAAAAGCAGGGCATATGAATAGTACAGAAGTAGCAAGTATTGCGAAAGAAGCAAATGTAAAAGAACTTTTATTAACGCACTTACCGCATACAGGCAACCCATCTGATTTAGTAACAGAAGCAAAACAAATTTTCAGTGGCCATATTACGTTAGCGCATAGTGGCTACGTATGGAACTCATGAGGTGATATGATGTTATTTATTGATAATAAAGGGTAATTAACTGTTACGATTTATTTAACCAATTATAACGAAAGTTAATTAAATATATCAGTAAGCCCTGCTAGTCAAGTAATTGGCTAGTAGTGAGGGTTAACTGCGGGCAATCCCTAAAGCTGATTGAACTACAACGTGGCTAGAAATAGCGAGCGTGAATGTCGCGAAAGCAGAAAAAATCAATCAGATGATGCAAGGTTAAATCCTAAACATTAGAACAATGGGTCTTCCGCCTCGAATCATCTAAGTCAAAATGGATAAGATGAACGTTCAACGACTATCTCGTATAACTGACGAGAGTACATCACAAGCCTATGGTGGTGGAAAAATCCTCTATCTTTAAGTAGATAAACATATAGTCTGCGCTCATGTGAAAACATGAGAAGTTCATAAGAGAACTGGCTAAGGAATTGCGCCCTTAGTTGAACGAGATAAATTTAATTAAATCTATCAAGTCTCATTGAATCTACCGAACCTATGCATGATGGTAAATGCAATGAGGTGAGAATAATAATGAAATTTTCACGAGTTAGTCAAGTATCAGAATTAACAGGTTTGCATCCGAGTAGTCTAAGGAGAATGCTGGTGGAACACGCTACGATTCAGAAGAACAAATCTTTCATTAAAGGAGTTACATTCTGATGATAGTGGCGAAGAAAGTCAGACTAATTCCGACGCCTGAACAAGAAAAAGTGCTTAGAAACCATGCCGGTGCTGCAAGATTCGCTTATAACTATTGTAAAAGAATGAGTGATAGATACTATAAGCTATTTGGAAAATCTGTTTCACAGTTAGCTTTACAGAAACGATTTACAAAGATCAAGAAGCGAAAGAGATATGAGTGGTTAAAAGACATTAATGCACAAGTTCCCAAACAGGCTTCAAAAGATTTTGATACGGCGAGAAAACATTCGTTCAAAAAGTACAAAAATGGTTCTCACACTTCTTATAAATCCAAAAAAGATTTAATCCAAGGATTTTATGCCAATTATGAAAGACTGATTATAGGAAAGAAAGTAGTTCATATTCAGTCCATTGGAGAAGTGAAAACAAGCCAACAACTACCAAGAAACAAAAAAACATCCAATCCAAGAGTTACCTTTGATGGTCGTCACTGGTGGATTAGTGTAGGGTTCCAAGAAGACTTTGAAGCACAAGAACTAACCAATGAGTCGATTGGTGTGGATGTTGGTTTAAAAGAGCTGTTTGTAGCTTCTAATGGTACGAAAGAACGAAATATAAACAAAGATGCTAAGGTTAAAAAGCTTTTGAAAAGGAAAAAGTCAGCACAAAGAGATATGTCTAGGAGATTTAAAAAAGGTGTGAAAATTCAATCTGCCGGATATGAAAAAGCGAAAACTGAGCACCTGCGGTTATCTAGGGAAATTACGAATATCCGAAATAACCATATCCATCAAGCAACAGCTAAATTGGTGAAAACCAAACCAATGAGGATTGTTGTGGAAGACTTATCTATCTCAAACCTGTTAAAAAACAAAAAACTATCGAAAGCATTTTCATTTCAAAAATTAAACTTCTTCTTTCAATGTTTATCATACAAGTGTGAGAAGTACGGCATTGAGTATGTAAAAGCTGATAAATGGTTTGCTTCAAGCAAGATTTGCTCATGTTGCGGAGTTAAATACGACCATTCAGTTCAACCAGAAGGACAGTGGAGTTTAAAAATACGTGAGTGGCATTGTGTTGGGTGCAATAGCGATCACGATAGGGATGTAAATGCGTCGATAAATTTATCAAGATGGGTAAAATAAATGCTTGATAATAGGAGGTAACGATACTGCCTCGTGTGGAGTGTTATACCCCTTGTCCCTTCGGGGTTGCGAGAACACGATGAAGCACTAACTCGTGTAAATTTGATTGAATTGTATAGATTTAGTTAAGTTTATCGTATCGGATTACAGATCCTAGAATAAACTTAGCAATTGAAGAATACTGTGTGAAGAACTTAGATATTAACGAAACTTATTTACTGTTCTACATTAATGAGCCTTCGATTATCATTGGTAAAAACCAAAACACAGTAGAAGAAATTAATGCTGATTACGTAAAAGAAAAAGGTATTCATGTCGTTCGTCGTTTATCAGGCGGAGGCGCAGTATATCATGATTTAGGAAACTTAAACTTCAGCTTTATTACGAAAGATGATGGAGACAGTTTCAGCAACTTCAAAAAATTCACAGAGCCTGTAACGAAAGCGCTTGGTAAACTAGGTGTAAATGCAGAACTAAGCGGTCGTAACGACATTTTAGCTGAAGGTAGAAAAATTTCAGGTAACGCGCAGTTCTCAACGAAAGGTCGTATGTTTAGTCACGGTACGTTACTATTTGACTCTGAAATCGATCACGTCGTATCAGCACTTAAAGTGAAAATGGATAAGATTCAATCAAAAGGAATTAAATCAATCCGTAGCCGCGTTGCGAATATTACAGAATTCCTAAACGAAAAAATGACGACAGAAGAGTTTAGACAACTTCTTCTGGAAACGATTTTCGAAGGAGAAACAGAAATTCCAATGTACGAATTAACAGAAGAGGATTGGAAAGCAATCCATAAACTTTCTGAAGAGCGCTACCGCAATTGGGACTGGAACTACGGAAAATCTCCGAAGTTCAACTTACAACATTCACACCGCTTCCCAGTTGGACAAGTTGACGTTCGTCTTGAAGTGAAAAAAGGAACAGTAACAGAATGTAAAATTTACGGTGACTTCTTCGGTTCACTAGATGTTCATGACATTGAAGAGCGTCTAACAGGCGTACAATTTGATAAAGATGCATTCACAGCAGCTTTAGAAGGCGTGGATATCGCGCGCTACTTCGGTAACATCACAACAGAAGATTTCTTACATTTATTCTTCTAAAAATAAGGGAGGCTGTCATAACGGGCAGCCTCTTTTTTTGCGTTGATTGTCATGTTTTGTCGGTAAGTCGATATAATTGAAAAATCGCTGATATATTTCGAGTTACGACCGATATATTTGGAAAATCGCTGATATAAATCGAGATGCGCTGATATAATTGAAAAATCGCTCATATAATTTCATTTACCACAAAACATAAAATCACAGGACATCTGCCTCTTATAACGGAATATATATATTCAAAAGGAGGCGGATCGAGATGAAAAGAGTAATGTACGTTGTATTATTGCTTGGCTTAATCATCGGAATGACAGCTTGTAACGATGAAACATCCTCAAGTCGCACACTTTTATCTATTGGAAAACCAGCGAAAGATAATGTTATATATTTTACGCATACAGATAACAGACGAAAGATACAGGAAATACAAGACATGTTTCAAAATAAGAAGTGGAAAAGAAATGAAACATTCAGCACTGTTAATAAAACGCCAGATGTTGTCTTTTCAATAGATGACAATAAAGGGTTACCGACATTATATGTGACGGTGTATTTTCATGAAGATGGAGCGGACGCAATCAACTTGTTTGGAGAGCATACGACGTTAAATAAAGAGGAACTTACTAAAATTAGAGAAAAGATGAGTGCATATTATCCTAAAATGATTTTTGGTCTAGTTTCATAAATTACTTGCAAATGAAATTCCCTTATCCTTCCAAAGTAAACTAAGAGGAGGTGACCTGTGTATATGCAGTTAATGGAATAACACTTGCCACTTTAATTTTCTTTTAATATAATTAATTTAGAATTTTTAAATATTCTAAATTTTATAAAGGTGGGGTTTATGTGAATCTCGTTCAATCTTTGGCTGAAACGGCGAAAAAGAAGGGGGATAAACCGGCTTATATATTTATGGATCAGTCGGTCTCGTATGACCAATTAAACAAAATGGTCACAAGGTTTTCTAGCAATTTAGCAGCAATGGGCATTGGAAAAGGGGACAATGTCGCATTAGTTGTTGGAAACTCACCACATTTTTTGGTCGGTTTATATGGAACAATGAAAGCTGGAGCAACTGTTATTCCAGTTAATCCAATTTATACAGCAGACGAAATGCATTACATTTTACAAAATGGAGATGTAAAAACAATCATCGTACTCGACGTCCTTCTACCTGTTATACAATCTCTTACAACAAGACTTCCTTCACTTGAAAACATCATCATATGCGAAACCTCATCAGATTTTAATCATACAGAAACCGAAAAAATGAAAACGTTTACCAGAATGATAGGGGCTGGAGATTTAACTTACGAAGGCCCAGAGCTAGATGAAGAAGATGTAGCGGTTATTCTATACACTTCAGGTACAACTGGAAAACCGAAAGGCGCTATGTTAACACATAAAAATTTATATAGTAATGCGAGCGATGTGGCGTCGTATTTACAATATACGGCTGATGACCGCGTCGTTGCAGCACTGCCAATGTTCCACGTGTTCTGCTTAACAGTGGCGGTAAATGCACCGATTGTGAACGGGGCAACTATTTTAATGTTACCGAAATTTAGTCCGAAAGAAGTATTCCGTATTTGTCGCACGTACGAACCAACGATTTTTGCTGGTGTACCGACGATGTACAATTATTTATATTTATTTGAAGAAGCAAGCGCAGAAGATGTGAAGACGCTTCGCCTTTGTATTTCAGGTGGTGCATCCATGCCAGTTGCTCTTCTGCAAAACTTTGAAAAACGTTTTGACGTTATCGTTTCAGAAGGATACGGTTTATCAGAAGCATCACCAGTAACTTGTTTTAACCCGCTCGATCGTCCGCGTAAACCAGGGTCGATCGGTACAAATATTTGGCATGTAGAAAATAAAATTGTGAACGAACTTGGGGAAGAAGTACCTGTTGGCGCAGTCGGTGAATTAATTGTTCGCGGACCTAACGTTATGAAAGGATACTATAACGCACCAGAAGATACAGCAGCGACATTAAAAGACGGCTGGCTGTATACAGGAGACTTAGCGAAAAGGGATGAAGAAGGTTACTTCTATATCGTTGATCGCAAAAAAGATATCGTCCTAGTTGGTGGTTATAACGTATACCCTCGTGAAGTAGAGGAAGTATTGTACACACACGAATCTGTAGCAGAAGTTGTCGTAATTGGCGTTCCTGATGAAAACTTAGGAGAAGCAGTGCGAGCTTACGTCGTTTTGAAACAAGCTAACGTAACAGAAGAGGAACTTATGCATTATTGCACGTTACATTTAGCGAAATATAAAGTACCAAAGAGTATCGAGTTTTTAACAGAATTGCCGAAGAATACGACAGGTAAATTGTTAAGAAGAGCTTTGAGAGAAAAAGCGATGCAAGTATAAAAATAGGGGCAACCATCTTTATGAAGATGGTTGCCTTTGTACTTTTTAGAATTGGTTAAGCTATAACCCCATATATTTAAAGCGTAATATGACTAATAAGGAGGAGATATACGTGGAGCAAAAGGAATTACGTTTAAGGAGAGTTCAATACCTTATTTGTGACATTATGGATGAAATGAATTCTGAAAGTGAAAAGAAAAACTTAGAAATACTGCAGCAAGTCATTGATCATCTTTCAGGTGCGATAGGTGATTTAGTTGATCCATCAAGCTCGTATTCTATCGATTATTTAGAACGGAAAGTTCATACGGCACATTATTTACTTTTTAAAAATGAGCGGAAGGCGTATTTGTGCAGGAAATGATATTTTTTGTATTTAGTTGATAATTATTATCAATTTGTTGGTTGTGTTGCGTATATTCATATAAAAGTAGCTGATACATATGATGTTATTTTTAAAACTTATAAAGAGCAAACAAATGAAAATATAAAACTACTAAAAATGTGCTGCTTAAAAAATTATTGGGGTACGAAGTATGTTAATAGTTTAATTCAAGAAAATATTTCAGTTGGAGCAGATAAGGGCTGGGTTCCAGGTGAAGAGGTAAGCCGTACGGAAGCAGCACAATTTATTGCGAAGACAGAATGGAAGCCTCGTGTTTCTTTTCTCTGAAAAGGTAGTAAACGAAAATGAGTTAGAGCGTATCATAAAGCATATGAAATTTAATCGGGCAAGAGTATATTTTAATAAAGAAACAATTGAACTAGCGGGGGAAATGGGGTATATAGTAGGTCATTTTGAAGATGAGTATTATATAGTATCTTTATGTTCGGAAAAGTAAGTATTTGTTTGTTATGCGGAAGAACGGATTATGGAGTAAATAGTAGTAGCTAGTATAAAGTTAAAACTATTTATAAGTGCATCACAGTATGATTTAGATGATTAATAGGATATGGATGGGAAAGATTAAAAAATTAAAAATGGAGAGTTTTTATGTCTATAATATTCGATATCTATACGAAGAAAGATATTTCTCCGTATAGATATGTCAGCTTTTTCTTTGAAACAATCGAAAAAATTGATTGGAGTTTACAAAAATAGCACACTACGAACCAATTAATAAAGTATTTGAAACTGAAAAAAGCTATTGAAATGTAGATGCATGAAGAACCAGGGGGGTATGATGAGGAGCTAGATGCAATGGTCGGTACTGCTGGTGGAGTACTTGGGAGAGGAAGCGGCTTTTGGTATAGTGTAGCGTGGTGGAGATCCTAGGGGAAAGAGTATCGATTATTTAACAATATCATTTGCAAAAAAAGCTTTTTACTAAATATAAACAGGAAATAGTAACGGTTTTTGAGCAACTGTTAATTAGAATTAATTCTATATACGGATATATGAGTGATGAAAAAATAATAGATAGACAACATATAACAGGCACGATAGAGAATAGAATACCTGGAATATTTGCATATAATTATTTTGGTGAATTATTAGTTTATTTTATAGGGGAAGAGAAGTTATTTAGAGAGTCGAAATGATGTCATTTTTTATGAATCCTTCTATTCAAAATGAATTCCAATTATTTTTTGAAGAATTCCACTTTAATTCAATGCTTTTATTTGTAAAAATTAACAAATAAGAAAAGAACAATTGTGAAACAGATTCTTTTTAATAATTAATTTGCTATAAACTGAAAAAACTTGAGAAAATTTATAAATCTTTCTATTCAAAATAAATTATAACTATTTTTTGAAGAACGGCGCTGTAATTTAACGTCTTCTCTACTAGAAAAACTGGCAAACAGGAAAAGAAACAATTGTGAAATGGGTTCTTTTTATAATTAATGTGCTATAAACTAAAAAACTTGATAAAATTTTATTTATATTGAATATTCTGTCTTTTATTGCTGAAATTTGTAATGTATTACCAATAATTTGAAAAGGGGTTGTTAGTATGAGTAATGTTTTAGCAAAATTATTTGGGGTAAAAAATGAGGTTGTTGGTCCACAATACTATGAAGAAGGTTGTGACTATGATAGTTATTGTGGTACAAGCCGTCGCACATTACTTCGTCATTATGGTAACGGACGTTTTGTTGCTGTTGGTTGTTGCTAAAAGTGTAAAATTCAAAGATAAGAATATAAAATTCTTAGCTTTGAATCCTATTAAATTAAAGATAGAAAGGCGTTTAATATGATTGTATATCTTCTATTATTTTTCATATGGTTACTTTTTCTATTAGTTCTACTTATACAAATTAGTAAGTTGAAAAAAGCGCTCGCTCTATTACCCAAACCAAAATTTATTCAGAAAAAATCAAACTCCTTAATAAAAAAAGATATTAGCAATATATTACAATTACCAAATTCCTATTCCATCCATGATGAATCTATTATCTTGTTAATGGCTGCATCATGTAAAATATGCCATGAAAAATTAAATGAAATTATTCATAAAAATAAGCACAAATCACATAACCTAATAATATATTTATATTCCGAAACCCCAGATTTATACAATCAATTTAATAATAGTATTCCGGCGCATTGTAAGATTCCAGTATTTCCTTTATCTGAGATTCAAAAAAAACAATTACAAATATTTGTTTTCCCGACATTTATACGTATAAATTCTGAAGCTACTATTACTAAATTCTCTCCAATATCTGACAATGTCCTCTAAAAGAAAAAAAGTGAGGGTTTTTTATATGTTCATTACTTACATACTAAGAACTATTAAACTAATTTGGAAACTCAATAAGATTTGGTTTTGCTTTTCTAGCATATTCATGATTATTTTAGGGATGTTACCTGTGGCTACAATATGGACTACAAAAGAACTTGTTAACAATGTATCCACCATCATTACAAGTGAAAATAAAAATTATACATTAGCTATTACTCTGCTTGTACTACAATTTTTGCTATTATTAATTGAAACTATCATTAAACAATTACAGTATTATATTGACGAAAATATGCGCTTTAAGCTCACTAAATTTTTAACTGAAGAAATTGCTTATAAGACATTTAAAATACCGTATTCATATTTTGATAATCCTGATTTTTATAACTATACCAATCGAATAAAATCAAATACTGGTAGACGTCTACTATCACCAATTAACAATTTATTTTTAATTGCACAATCTTTAATAACCATTTCATCTTTAATTATTTTTTTACTCTCTATTCATTGGAGTTTAGCTGTAGTTGCTAGTATTACCTTTTTTCCAGCTCTTTTCATAAAATCATATCTTGGTAAACAAGGATTTGAACTCACAAAAAAAACTACTCCCCTCTTAAGGGAGACAAATTATATAGAGAACTTGTTAATGCAAAAAGATACGATTAAGGAAATTAGAATTTTTAACCTACATACGTACTTCATACAAAGATGGGAAAAAAAATATAATAAAAATATGAGTTATTCTTTAAATTTCTTAAAAACCAAAAGTAAAGCGGAAATATTTTTAGATTTGCTAGTAGCTCTTTCATATTGTGGTTCGGCCGGAATTATTATTTGGCTCATTAAAAAATCTGCTGTTAAAATTGGTGACTTCGTTTCTATAGGACAAGCAGTACATAATACACAAAATGCATTACATAACATTTCAGCTAATTTGGCTCAATTATATGAGGATGTATTATATATATATGACTATTT from Bacillus basilensis includes the following:
- a CDS encoding fatty acid--CoA ligase family protein; translated protein: MNLVQSLAETAKKKGDKPAYIFMDQSVSYDQLNKMVTRFSSNLAAMGIGKGDNVALVVGNSPHFLVGLYGTMKAGATVIPVNPIYTADEMHYILQNGDVKTIIVLDVLLPVIQSLTTRLPSLENIIICETSSDFNHTETEKMKTFTRMIGAGDLTYEGPELDEEDVAVILYTSGTTGKPKGAMLTHKNLYSNASDVASYLQYTADDRVVAALPMFHVFCLTVAVNAPIVNGATILMLPKFSPKEVFRICRTYEPTIFAGVPTMYNYLYLFEEASAEDVKTLRLCISGGASMPVALLQNFEKRFDVIVSEGYGLSEASPVTCFNPLDRPRKPGSIGTNIWHVENKIVNELGEEVPVGAVGELIVRGPNVMKGYYNAPEDTAATLKDGWLYTGDLAKRDEEGYFYIVDRKKDIVLVGGYNVYPREVEEVLYTHESVAEVVVIGVPDENLGEAVRAYVVLKQANVTEEELMHYCTLHLAKYKVPKSIEFLTELPKNTTGKLLRRALREKAMQV
- a CDS encoding DinB family protein is translated as MKKFEELAEYYIEELERYSIKQFRTKPSSEEWSLGQMYNHLIASTYMQLDAIAKCKTETPSATNKKTDMGEKVYKLGAFPDIQIKVPNHPGYTPENPSNKEEIQKRILELITVVNEIEPILSSIPSDCKVEHPGLGYLNAAEWFQLISMHFAHHLRQKNRLELKVC
- the yhfH gene encoding protein YhfH, with translation MIDQPMEFFRNLPTKTCAHCGKEIDEQHEAYHNKCDDCVHEE
- a CDS encoding YafY family protein produces the protein MNRTDRLLAILIELQRKQTVTAKSLAEKFETSIRTIYRDMDALNELGVPIYSMPGHGYSLMDGYFLPPIQLTPEEAVTLLLGGDYIEKTFTSSFSVHARSAKEKLEVVLPADQQKKARELRGTFRFLSPIFSQQQPEQEKLENQLILLQESIQKEQAISFSYRKPRETTKLQRTVYPYGLVNISGIWYIVAHCLLRKQIRNFRLDRMEELQQDQEFFTKPKDFSLQNYKPESNRTVMIHLLFPSHIAHKIIESRYFFIDSYEHKDNGFHVLLKSRNIDEVFQWVLSWGSQVQVLEPKILSEKIRDEAKKMLKL
- a CDS encoding MBL fold metallo-hydrolase gives rise to the protein MKMTVVGFWGGFPEAGEATSGYLFEHDGFRLLVDCGSGVLAQLQKYITPSDIDAVVLSHYHHDHVADIGVLQYARLITSATKGQLPELPIYGHTFDENGFNSLTHEPHTKGIAYNPEETLQVGPFSISFLKTVHPVTCFAMRITAGNDAVVYSADSSYIPEFIPFTKDADLFICECNMYAHQEAAKAGHMNSTEVASIAKEANVKELLLTHLPHTGNPSDLVTEAKQIFSGHITLAHSGYVWNS
- a CDS encoding ABC transporter ATP-binding protein, which produces MFITYILRTIKLIWKLNKIWFCFSSIFMIILGMLPVATIWTTKELVNNVSTIITSENKNYTLAITLLVLQFLLLLIETIIKQLQYYIDENMRFKLTKFLTEEIAYKTFKIPYSYFDNPDFYNYTNRIKSNTGRRLLSPINNLFLIAQSLITISSLIIFLLSIHWSLAVVASITFFPALFIKSYLGKQGFELTKKTTPLLRETNYIENLLMQKDTIKEIRIFNLHTYFIQRWEKKYNKNMSYSLNFLKTKSKAEIFLDLLVALSYCGSAGIIIWLIKKSAVKIGDFVSIGQAVHNTQNALHNISANLAQLYEDVLYIYDYFHYIDSLDEDEINTDEQVPFPSVLQYGIRFENVSFSYPNNKNKILQNVSFSILPNEKIAIVGHNGSGKTTLIKCLLGLYPLTSGNIYFDNIPINKIQLHSLREHTTVMFQDFIQYHLTIRENIALGNVSEINNDEKLKNVAMQSGIHEDIQLFPNAYNTPLGRFLQEGEELSGGQWQKLAISRSLFKNGNIMILDEPTAALDPISEREIFDKFELLTNQKTTIMISHKMSAAKLADKIVVLDNGELVEFGTHEELFLKKGKYYELYTTQATLYQNKLDEVLI
- a CDS encoding transposase; the encoded protein is MIVAKKVRLIPTPEQEKVLRNHAGAARFAYNYCKRMSDRYYKLFGKSVSQLALQKRFTKIKKRKRYEWLKDINAQVPKQASKDFDTARKHSFKKYKNGSHTSYKSKKDLIQGFYANYERLIIGKKVVHIQSIGEVKTSQQLPRNKKTSNPRVTFDGRHWWISVGFQEDFEAQELTNESIGVDVGLKELFVASNGTKERNINKDAKVKKLLKRKKSAQRDMSRRFKKGVKIQSAGYEKAKTEHLRLSREITNIRNNHIHQATAKLVKTKPMRIVVEDLSISNLLKNKKLSKAFSFQKLNFFFQCLSYKCEKYGIEYVKADKWFASSKICSCCGVKYDHSVQPEGQWSLKIREWHCVGCNSDHDRDVNASINLSRWVK
- a CDS encoding lipoate--protein ligase, producing MTDPRINLAIEEYCVKNLDINETYLLFYINEPSIIIGKNQNTVEEINADYVKEKGIHVVRRLSGGGAVYHDLGNLNFSFITKDDGDSFSNFKKFTEPVTKALGKLGVNAELSGRNDILAEGRKISGNAQFSTKGRMFSHGTLLFDSEIDHVVSALKVKMDKIQSKGIKSIRSRVANITEFLNEKMTTEEFRQLLLETIFEGETEIPMYELTEEDWKAIHKLSEERYRNWDWNYGKSPKFNLQHSHRFPVGQVDVRLEVKKGTVTECKIYGDFFGSLDVHDIEERLTGVQFDKDAFTAALEGVDIARYFGNITTEDFLHLFF
- a CDS encoding LacI family DNA-binding transcriptional regulator; translation: MSTIEDVAKLAGLSRTTVSRVINNHPYVSDEKKKRVQLAMKHLGFVPNSAARRLRKQKTETIAVLVPRITNPFFSRFIEAIEIAASEHKYKLIICQTRYLPEKEMEYLQLLSTKQVDGIILCSLENPWEDVEPYLQHGPIVLCNEYIEEANVPTVKFDHAQGAYIAAKHVLEQGYRNLIFCRGNETKVVSQQRKMGFLRAITEKSRQVEAIDFLENAFSWEDGKRIFHEVLKDKKNPTAILAGGDEVAAGIISEAKRHDWSIPDDLAVIGFDNQILSQITEPGITTIEQPIDEMARKVVDLMMDKIHTKNYRKKELYEFELELLVKGSTMKNTMLLA